In Chitinophaga sp. HK235, a single window of DNA contains:
- a CDS encoding TonB-dependent receptor has product MKLTTFLVLVFMLQVHAGTNAQTITLSLKNAPLRTVFKEISRQGGYNFVYNNNLLQYTGKVDIEVNNVQVDEVLKRCFRNQPVTYEIIDKTIIIRKAATPENERPAAMAATIKGRVTDEQGQPLIGVSVQLKGTAIGGVTKENGEFQLSLPDNASGVLIFSFLGMEKQEVLIGKSVFVTVVLKRLVSQQQEVVVVGYGTQKKTTLTGSVSTLKGEEMARVPTANVSNAFAGHIPGVIANNRSGRPGDDNSQLSVRGFNSFSGGTAPLIIVDGIPDRNIDRLNPNDIESVTVLKDASAAIYGVRSANGAILITTKRGKAGKPSISYEGSYDIQQLTRMDHRVNSWQYMTYYNELNGYQGQTIPYTQADIEKYKAGNDPNYTSTDWQNAVFRKNAPQTNHSISVRGGSEAIKFFLSGQYLSQQSNWRNSDENFKNYNLRSNIDAAISKNLKLTLDIAARKEDRTYPANSAGSILHETVSMYPFIPVHWTNGLPSAGVSNGRNPYTMTSSEPGYDNVTDLFVQPKIGFDWQLPALLKGLSLSGYAAFDYHQRSEKIFNRPWDAYTYSLSTNTYNNQKASTTPLSLTQDERSYNENTYFYKIAFDRSFGRHNISAFAGYEQTVSSFRKTLAYRKNLLSDQLDQLFSGGTVDQNAMGSATQDGRESYLGRISYSYADKYLAEVVGRYNGSFNFPKNSRWGMFPSVSLGWRISEEPFFKDNVKFVDNLKLRASWGLMGNDDVAKYLYLARYSLASNMSTDYFDSPKNYYTYFGPGYTETTALFLASVPNTGITWEKQDTRNFGIDAVLFNNKLSVTVDYFRNLRKDILAPRNASVPLYTGLVLPDENIGRTLNRGFDFIVNYNGQAHAVKYNVGFNFTYARNKVLFRDEAPNIPDYQKSTGLPIDSWLVYETKGIYHTQDEVDESPHMAGAKAGDLWIVDKNGDGAITKDDQVRIPESASPQIVFGITMGAQYKGLSVDLVWAGQAEAKQLILPQMQGAVIAPPQWLYDGRWTADNPNAEYPRAFNSKDPRNSVYADFWLQDASFIRLKSAQISYAVPKNLYRSIGIENIRVFVSGFNLFSIDKMKKFNRDPETNNITGISYPQTRIYRAGISIGL; this is encoded by the coding sequence ATGAAGTTGACAACTTTTCTTGTCCTGGTATTCATGCTACAGGTCCATGCCGGCACGAATGCACAGACAATCACGCTTTCACTCAAAAACGCTCCGCTCAGGACCGTATTTAAAGAGATCAGCCGCCAGGGCGGCTATAACTTTGTCTATAACAACAACCTGCTGCAATACACCGGTAAAGTAGACATTGAAGTAAACAATGTACAGGTGGATGAAGTGCTGAAGCGCTGTTTCCGCAATCAGCCTGTCACCTACGAGATCATCGATAAAACGATCATCATCCGGAAAGCCGCCACCCCGGAAAATGAACGCCCTGCAGCGATGGCCGCAACCATCAAAGGCAGGGTGACCGATGAACAGGGACAACCCCTGATCGGTGTATCCGTACAATTGAAAGGTACCGCCATCGGTGGTGTTACAAAAGAAAACGGAGAGTTCCAGCTTTCCTTGCCGGACAATGCTTCCGGCGTACTCATCTTTTCTTTCCTGGGCATGGAAAAACAGGAAGTACTGATCGGAAAAAGTGTATTCGTTACCGTAGTACTGAAAAGACTGGTATCTCAGCAACAGGAGGTAGTGGTAGTAGGTTACGGTACCCAGAAAAAAACAACCCTCACCGGCTCTGTATCGACCCTGAAAGGAGAGGAGATGGCAAGAGTGCCTACCGCCAACGTTTCCAACGCCTTCGCCGGACATATCCCGGGTGTGATTGCCAACAACCGCTCCGGCCGTCCCGGCGATGACAATTCCCAGCTCTCTGTCAGAGGCTTCAACTCCTTCAGCGGCGGTACAGCTCCCCTGATCATCGTGGATGGCATCCCTGATAGAAACATCGACCGGCTCAATCCTAACGATATCGAAAGTGTGACCGTCCTGAAAGACGCTTCTGCAGCCATTTACGGCGTGCGCTCCGCCAACGGCGCCATTCTCATTACTACCAAAAGAGGAAAGGCCGGTAAGCCGTCTATCTCCTACGAAGGCAGTTATGATATACAGCAGCTCACCAGAATGGACCACCGTGTCAACTCCTGGCAGTACATGACTTATTACAATGAGCTGAACGGCTACCAGGGCCAAACTATTCCCTATACCCAGGCAGATATTGAAAAATATAAAGCCGGTAATGATCCTAACTATACCAGCACCGACTGGCAAAATGCCGTTTTCCGTAAAAATGCACCACAAACCAATCACAGCATCTCTGTAAGAGGTGGCAGCGAAGCCATCAAGTTTTTCCTATCCGGCCAATACCTGTCACAACAAAGCAACTGGCGCAACAGCGACGAAAACTTCAAAAACTATAACCTGCGCTCCAATATCGATGCGGCCATCTCCAAAAATCTGAAGCTCACACTTGATATTGCCGCCAGGAAAGAAGACCGGACGTATCCGGCCAATTCTGCCGGGAGCATTCTGCACGAAACAGTAAGCATGTATCCTTTTATCCCTGTACACTGGACAAATGGTCTGCCTTCTGCTGGTGTCTCCAACGGCCGGAATCCCTATACCATGACGTCTTCTGAGCCGGGCTATGATAATGTAACTGACCTCTTCGTACAGCCTAAAATAGGTTTCGACTGGCAGCTGCCTGCTCTTCTCAAAGGCTTGTCGCTTAGTGGTTATGCAGCTTTTGATTACCATCAGCGCAGCGAGAAAATTTTTAACCGCCCCTGGGATGCCTATACCTATAGCCTTTCTACCAATACCTACAACAACCAGAAAGCCAGCACCACTCCGCTCAGCCTCACACAGGATGAAAGGAGTTATAATGAGAATACCTACTTCTACAAAATAGCTTTCGACAGATCTTTCGGTCGGCATAATATCAGTGCATTTGCCGGTTATGAGCAAACTGTTTCTTCTTTCAGAAAAACACTTGCTTACAGGAAAAATCTGCTCAGCGATCAGCTCGACCAGCTTTTTAGCGGCGGTACAGTTGATCAGAACGCCATGGGTAGTGCTACGCAGGATGGCCGCGAAAGTTACCTTGGCAGGATTTCCTATTCCTATGCTGATAAGTATCTGGCAGAAGTGGTGGGCCGTTATAATGGTTCCTTTAACTTCCCTAAAAACAGCCGCTGGGGCATGTTCCCGTCAGTATCACTGGGATGGCGTATCTCTGAAGAACCATTCTTTAAAGACAACGTAAAATTTGTGGATAACCTCAAATTGCGTGCTTCCTGGGGATTGATGGGTAACGACGATGTAGCCAAGTACCTGTACCTCGCCCGTTATTCGCTCGCAAGCAATATGAGTACCGACTATTTTGATTCCCCCAAAAACTACTATACTTATTTCGGGCCCGGCTATACTGAAACAACAGCACTCTTCCTGGCTTCTGTACCTAATACCGGCATTACCTGGGAAAAACAGGATACCCGTAACTTCGGTATAGACGCGGTATTGTTTAATAACAAACTGAGTGTGACCGTCGATTATTTCCGTAACCTCCGCAAAGATATCCTGGCGCCGCGCAATGCTTCCGTACCGCTTTATACCGGGCTGGTACTGCCAGACGAGAACATCGGCAGAACACTGAACAGAGGTTTTGATTTTATCGTCAACTACAATGGTCAGGCACATGCCGTGAAATATAACGTCGGATTTAACTTCACCTACGCCAGAAACAAGGTGCTGTTCCGTGATGAAGCACCCAATATCCCCGACTATCAGAAGAGCACCGGCCTGCCGATTGATTCCTGGCTGGTATACGAAACAAAAGGTATTTACCATACACAGGATGAGGTGGACGAGTCGCCGCATATGGCCGGTGCAAAAGCCGGTGATCTGTGGATCGTGGATAAAAACGGCGATGGAGCTATCACTAAAGATGATCAGGTACGTATCCCGGAATCCGCTTCTCCGCAGATAGTCTTCGGTATCACTATGGGCGCCCAGTATAAGGGGCTGTCGGTAGATCTGGTATGGGCCGGACAAGCTGAAGCCAAACAATTGATCCTGCCGCAAATGCAGGGTGCAGTAATTGCACCACCCCAATGGCTATACGATGGTCGCTGGACAGCGGACAATCCTAATGCCGAATATCCGCGGGCCTTCAATTCCAAAGATCCCAGGAACTCCGTGTACGCCGACTTCTGGCTGCAGGACGCTTCTTTCATCCGGCTGAAATCTGCTCAGATTTCCTACGCTGTCCCTAAAAATCTGTACCGCAGCATCGGTATCGAAAATATCAGGGTATTCGTGAGTGGTTTTAATCTTTTCTCTATCGACAAAATGAAAAAATTCAACCGCGATCCTGAAACCAATAATATCACCGGTATTAGTTATCCGCAGACCCGGATTTACCGTGCCGGTATCAGTATCGGTCTGTAA